The following proteins are encoded in a genomic region of Streptomyces lunaelactis:
- the rpmD gene encoding 50S ribosomal protein L30, protein MSRLKITQTKSYIGTKQNHRDTLRSLGLKRLNDVVVKEDRPEFRGMVHTVRHLVTVEEVD, encoded by the coding sequence CAAGATCACGCAGACGAAGTCGTACATCGGTACTAAGCAGAACCACCGTGACACGCTGCGTTCGCTCGGGCTCAAGCGCCTGAACGACGTGGTCGTCAAGGAGGACCGTCCCGAGTTCCGCGGAATGGTGCACACCGTCCGCCACCTCGTCACGGTTGAGGAGGTCGACTGA
- the rplO gene encoding 50S ribosomal protein L15, with protein sequence MAENNPLKVHNLRPAPGAKTAKTRVGRGEASKGKTAGRGTKGTKARYQVPQRFEGGQMPLHMRLPKLKGFRNPFRTEFQVVNLDKLGALYPEGGEVTVADLVDKGAVRKNSLVKVLGQGEISVALQVTVDAVSGSAKEKIAAAGGTVTELV encoded by the coding sequence ATGGCGGAGAACAACCCGCTGAAGGTTCACAACCTCCGGCCCGCCCCGGGCGCCAAGACCGCCAAGACCCGTGTGGGTCGTGGTGAGGCGTCCAAGGGTAAGACCGCTGGTCGTGGTACCAAGGGCACCAAGGCCCGTTACCAGGTTCCGCAGCGCTTCGAGGGTGGGCAGATGCCCCTCCACATGCGTCTCCCGAAGCTCAAGGGCTTCCGGAACCCGTTCCGCACCGAGTTCCAGGTTGTGAACCTGGACAAGCTCGGCGCTCTCTACCCCGAGGGTGGAGAGGTCACTGTCGCCGATCTGGTCGACAAGGGCGCGGTTCGCAAGAACAGCCTCGTCAAGGTCCTGGGCCAGGGCGAGATCTCCGTGGCGCTGCAGGTGACGGTTGACGCCGTCTCCGGCTCCGCCAAGGAGAAGATTGCCGCTGCCGGCGGCACCGTCACCGAGCTCGTCTGA